One segment of Panthera leo isolate Ple1 chromosome A3, P.leo_Ple1_pat1.1, whole genome shotgun sequence DNA contains the following:
- the LOC122215379 gene encoding protein FAM209A-like yields MRTLTWVLFLPLCLSCGCAFMFTSLREKAKEPQGKVPCGGHFRIRQNLPEHAQGWLGRKWLWLFFVVVLYVILKFRGDREKTKEQNPSGLRGCSFRSPLKKTQNTSPSKDYAFNTLTQLEVDLVKFVSKVRNLKVAMAAGGNPKLQNLEAPADPHNNITIYEIWGEEDSE; encoded by the exons ATGCGGACGCTGACATGGGTCTTGTTCttgcctctgtgcctctcctgcgGCTGTGCCTTCATGTTCACGTCTctgagagagaaagccaaggaaCCCCAGGGCAAGGTGCCTTGCGGAGGGCACTTCCGGATCAGGCAGAATCTACCAGAGCACGCCCAAGGCTGGCTTGGGAGAAAATGGCTCTGGCTTTTTTTTGTCGTCGTGCTGTATGTGATACTAAAGTTTCGAGGGGATCGCGAGAAGACTAAG GAGCAGAATCCTTCTGGGCTTCGAGGCTGCTCATTTCGCTCTCCGCTGAAGAAGACTCAAAATACTTCCCCCAGCAAAGACTATGCGTTCAATACCTTAACCCAGCTCGAGGTGGACCTTGTGAAATTTGTGTCCAAGGTGCGCAACCTGAAAGTCGCCATGGCAGCTGGCGGTAACCCCAAGCTTCAGAACCTGGAGGCGCCTGCGGACCCTCACAATAACATCACCATCTATGAGATATGGGGGGAAGAAGACTCTGAATGA